From one Cydia strobilella chromosome 24, ilCydStro3.1, whole genome shotgun sequence genomic stretch:
- the LOC134752532 gene encoding histone H2B, with protein sequence MPPKTSGKAAKKSGKAQKNISKSDSKKKKKHKRKESYAIYIYKVLKQVHPDTGISSKAMSIMNSFVNDIFERIAAEASRLAHYNKRSTITSREVQTSVRLLLPGELAKHAVSEGTKAVTKYTSSK encoded by the coding sequence ATGCCACCCAAGACTAGCGGTAAGGCCGCCAAGAAATCCGGCAAGGCCCAGAAGAACATCTCCAAGTCGGActcgaagaaaaagaagaagcataAGCGCAAGGAGAGCTACGCCATTTACATCTACAAGGTGCTCAAGCAGGTCCACCCCGACACCGGTATCTCCAGCAAGGCCATGTCGATCATGAACTCTTTCGTGAACGACATCTTCGAGCGCATCGCCGCCGAGGCCTCCCGCCTCGCTCACTACAACAAGAGGTCCACCATCACCAGCAGGGAGGTGCAGACATCCGTGAGGCTCTTGCTGCCCGGTGAGCTCGCCAAGCACGCCGTCAGTGAAGGCACCAAGGCCGTCACCAAGTACACCAGCTCCAAGTAA
- the LOC134752533 gene encoding histone H2A, translating to MSGRGKGGKVKGKAKSRSNRAGLQFPVGRIHRLLRKGNYAERVGAGAPVYLAAVMEYLAAEVLELAGNAARDNKKTRIIPRHLQLAIRNDEELNKLLSGVTIAQGGVLPNIQAVLLPKKTEKKA from the coding sequence ATGTCTGGACGCGGTAAAGGTGGCAAGGTTAAGGGAAAGGCAAAGTCCCGTTCTAACCGTGCCGGACTTCAGTTCCCCGTCGGTCGTATCCACAGGCTTCTACGCAAGGGCAACTACGCCGAGCGCGTCGGTGCCGGTGCCCCGGTGTACCTAGCCGCCGTCATGGAGTACCTGGCCGCTGAGGTTCTCGAGTTGGCAGGCAACGCCGCTCGCGACAACAAGAAGACCAGGATCATCCCTAGGCATCTCCAGCTGGCGATCCGCAACGACGAGGAGTTGAACAAGCTCCTCTCCGGTGTGACCATCGCCCAGGGTGGTGTGCTGCCTAACATTCAGGCCGTGCTCCTGCCCAAGAAGACCGAGAAGAAGGCTTAA
- the LOC134752531 gene encoding late histone H1-like — MADTAVAADAPAPATPAKKPKASASAGAKKPKAKPTHPKTSEMVNSAIKELKERSGSSLQAIKKYIAAQYKVDAEKLAPFIRKYLKSAVESGALIQTKGKGASGSFKLESKSSSAGKKPAAAKKSSAAKSSAAAKKPAAAKPAKAKKAAASPAKPKAATKDKKAAAAKKKPAAKKPSTPAKGKSAAAPKAKKTAKPPTKKPKAPKPKKAAAAPKAKPAAKKAASKK, encoded by the coding sequence atggccgaCACCGCAGTTGCTGCCGACGCTCCCGCCCCGGCGACGCCCGCGAAGAAGCCTAAGGCGTCCGCCTCCGCTGGCGCTAAGAAGCCTAAGGCGAAACCCACCCACCCTAAGACGTCCGAGATGGTTAACAGCGCCATCAAGGAGTTGAAGGAGAGAAGCGGTTCGTCCCTGCAGGCTATCAAGAAGTACATCGCCGCCCAGTACAAGGTCGACGCCGAGAAGCTGGCCCCTTTCATCAGAAAATATCTTAAGAGCGCAGTCGAATCCGGCGCACTCATTCAGACCAAAGGCAAGGGCGCGTCCGGCTCCTTCAAACTGGAGTCGAAGTCATCATCGGCCGGCAAGAAGCCCGCCGCGGCCAAGAAATCTAGCGCCGCTAAATCTTCAGCCGCCGCTAAGAAGCCCGCCGCAGCTAAGCCCGCTAAGGCGAAGAAGGCCGCTGCGTCCCCGGCCAAGCCTAAGGCCGCCACGAAGGACAAGAAGGCTGCCGCCGCCAAGAAGAAGCCCGCCGCGAAGAAACCTTCCACCCCCGCCAAGGGCAAGAGCGCCGCCGCGCCTAAGGCCAAGAAGACCGCGAAGCCGCCGACCAAGAAGCCTAAAGCTCCCAAGCCCAAGAAGGCCGCGGCCGCTCCCAAAGCGAAGCCCGCCGCCAAGAAGGCTGCCTCGAAGAAGTAA